A DNA window from Odocoileus virginianus isolate 20LAN1187 ecotype Illinois unplaced genomic scaffold, Ovbor_1.2 Unplaced_Scaffold_5, whole genome shotgun sequence contains the following coding sequences:
- the HGFAC gene encoding hepatocyte growth factor activator isoform X4 yields the protein MVEARGDHWPRQGEPGGRYGGCTGLPAWEAARVNHLQAALTVTLLPRPAAPHASPGGAMGRWARVASPCPSPGSALLLLLLLLPRGAQTQAARSQREPPEHNATVTPATPVTSATPSTAAAGALQAEGPPGGGLTPLPRGAPSNSPGGTVLTEAGQPCRFPFRYGGRMLHSCTAEGSAHRKWCATTHNYDRDRAWGYCVQDPAPRGRPAPRDPCASGPCLHGGSCSSTQDPESYHCTCPAAFTGQDCGTEKCFDESRYEYLEPGDRWARVHQGRVEQCECAGGQVRCEGTRHTACLSSPCLNGGSCHLIVATGTTVCACPPDYAGRLCNIVPAQRCFVGTGTEYRGVASTAASGLSCLAWNSDLLYQELHVDSVGAAALLGLGPHAYCRNPDKDERPWCYVVKDNALSWEYCRLAACESLARIQPPPTEALLTLPGPAAAGPAGRQTCGKRHKKRTFLRPRIIGGSSSLPGSHPWLAAIYIGNNFCAGSLVHTCWVVSAAHCFSNSPPRESVSVVLGQHFFNRTTDVTQTFGIEKYIPYPLYSVFNPSDHDLVLIRLEKKGERCAVRSQFVQPICLPEPGSPFPAGHKCQIAGWGHQDENVSSYSPSLREALVPLVADHKCSSPEVYGADISPNMLCAGYFDCRSDACQGDSGGPLACEKNGVAYLYGIISWGDGCGRLNKPGVYTRVANYVDWINDRIRPPKRPSSPS from the exons ATGGTGGAGGCGAGAGGGGACCACTGGCCCAGGCAGGGTGAGCCGGGCGGCAGATACGGCGGATGTACGGGTCTCCCGGCATGGGAGGCAGCCAGGGTTAATCATTTGCAGGCGGCCTTGACCGTCACCCTGCTCCCGCGTCCCGCTGCTCCTCACGCCAGCCCAGGAGGAGCCATGGGGCGCTGGGCCCGGGTCGCCAGCCCCTGCCCCTCGCCCGGGtcggccctgctgctgctgctgctgctgctgcctcgcGGGGCACAGACCCAGGCTGCCAGG AGCCAAAGGGAGCCCCCAGAACACAATGCCACAGTAACTCCTGCGACCCCTGTAACGTCGGCGACCCCCAGCACTGCAGCCGCGGGAGCACTCCAGGCAGAGGGGCCCCCTGGTGGCGGGCTCACCCCCCTGCCCAGGGGAGCCCCCTCCAACAGCCCTGGGGGCACAG TGCTCACCGAGGCCGGGCAGCCCTGCAGGTTCCCCTTCCGCTACGGCGGCCGCATGCTGCACTCCTGCACGGCAGAGGGAAGCGCCCACAGGAAGTG GTGTGCCACAACCCACAACTACGACCGGGACCGGGCCTGGGGCTACTGTGTGCAGGACCCCGCTCCCCGGGGGCGCCCAG CCCCCCGGGACCCCTGTGCCTCTGGCCCCTGCCTCCACGGGGGCTCATGCTCCAGCACGCAGGACCCCGAGTCGTACCACTGCACTTGCCCCGCGGCCTTCACCGGCCAGGACTGCGGCACAG AGAAGTGCTTTGATGAGAGCCGCTACGAGTACCTGGAGCCAGGCGATCGCTGGGCCCGCGTGCACCAGGGCCGCGTGGAACAGTGCGAGTGCGCGGGGGGCCAGGTCCGCTGCGAGGGGACCCGCCACACAG CTTGCCTGAGCAGCCCCTGCCTGAACGGGGGCTCCTGCCACCTGATCGTGGCCACCGGCACCACCGTCTGCGCCTGCCCCCCAGACTACGCCGGTCGGCTCTGCAACATCG TGCCTGCTCAGCGCTGCTTCGTGGGGACGGGCACAGAATATCGAGGTGTGGCCAGCACGGCGGCCTCGGGCCTCAGCTGCCTGGCCTGGAACTCCGACCTGCTCTACCAGGAGCTGCACGTGGACTCCGTGGGTGCCGCGGCCCTCCTGGGCCTGGGCCCCCACGCCTACTGCCG GAACCCAGACAAGGATGAGAGGCCCTGGTGCTACGTGGTGAAGGACAACGCCCTCTCCTGGGAGTACTGCCGCCTGGCGGCCTGCG AATCCCTTGCCAGGATTCAGCCCCCGCCCACCGAGGCCCTGCTGACCCTCCCTGGGCCCGCGGCTGCTGGGCCAGCTGGACGCCAGACCTGCGGCAAGAGGCACAAGAAGAGAACCTTCCTGCGGCCGCGCATTATTGGCGGCTCCTCCTCGCTGCCCGGCTCCCATCCCTGGCTGGCCGCCATCTACATCGGGAACAACTTCTGTGCAGGGAGCCTCGTCCACACCTGCTGGGTGGTGTCTGCCGCCCACTGCTTCTCCAACAG CCCCCCCAGGGAAAGCGTCTCCGTGGTCTTGGGCCAGCACTTCTTCAACCGCACGACGGACGTGACGCAGACGTTTGGCATAGAGAAGTACATCCCGTACCCACTGTACTCCGTGTTCAACCCCAGTGACCACGACCTCG TCCTGATCCGGCTGGAGAAGAAAGGGGAGCGCTGTGCTGTCCGCTCCCAGTTTGTCCAGCCCATCTGCCTGCCTGAGCCCGGCAGCCCCTTCCCCGCGGGACACAAGTGCCAGATAGCGGGCTGGGGCCACCAGGATGAGA ACGTGAGCAGCTACTCCCCCTCGCTGCGGGAGGCGCTGGTCCCCTTGGTCGCGGACCACAAGTGCAGCAGCCCCGAGGTGTATGGGGCCGACATCAGCCCCAACATGCTGTGTGCCGGCTACTTCGACTGCAGGTCGGATGCCTGCCAG GGAGACTCCGGTGGGCCGCTGGCCTGCGAGAAGAACGGCGTGGCCTACCTGTACGGCATCATCAGCTGGGGCGACGGCTGCGGGAGGCTCAACAAGCCTGGTGTCTACACCCGCGTGGCCAACTATGTGGACTGGATCAACGACCGGATTCGCCCCCCCAAGCGACCCTCGAGTCCCTCctga
- the HGFAC gene encoding hepatocyte growth factor activator isoform X1 — MVAEVPVRGLVLNSQPSAHTLLCAGPSGGHGAAPKGPARTAALLGTAHKYTVASPLAGWGPEAGIGGPRPLPSTSSWKTSWRRRLCRAWRTRSGPGTAWWRREGTTGPGRSQREPPEHNATVTPATPVTSATPSTAAAGALQAEGPPGGGLTPLPRGAPSNSPGGTVLTEAGQPCRFPFRYGGRMLHSCTAEGSAHRKWCATTHNYDRDRAWGYCVQDPAPRGRPAPRDPCASGPCLHGGSCSSTQDPESYHCTCPAAFTGQDCGTEKCFDESRYEYLEPGDRWARVHQGRVEQCECAGGQVRCEGTRHTACLSSPCLNGGSCHLIVATGTTVCACPPDYAGRLCNIVPAQRCFVGTGTEYRGVASTAASGLSCLAWNSDLLYQELHVDSVGAAALLGLGPHAYCRNPDKDERPWCYVVKDNALSWEYCRLAACGGRSSRRWSREEQESLARIQPPPTEALLTLPGPAAAGPAGRQTCGKRHKKRTFLRPRIIGGSSSLPGSHPWLAAIYIGNNFCAGSLVHTCWVVSAAHCFSNSPPRESVSVVLGQHFFNRTTDVTQTFGIEKYIPYPLYSVFNPSDHDLVLIRLEKKGERCAVRSQFVQPICLPEPGSPFPAGHKCQIAGWGHQDENVSSYSPSLREALVPLVADHKCSSPEVYGADISPNMLCAGYFDCRSDACQGDSGGPLACEKNGVAYLYGIISWGDGCGRLNKPGVYTRVANYVDWINDRIRPPKRPSSPS; from the exons ATGGTGGCGGAGGTCCCTGTCCGGGGCCTTGTCCTCAACTCTCAGCCCAGTGCGCACACGCTCCTCTGCGCCGGGCCTTCTGGTGGCCATGGGGCCGCACCAAAGGGCCCAGCACGTACAGCTGCTCTGCTTGGTACAGCTCATAAGTACACAGTGGCCAGCCCTCTGGCTGGGTGGGGACCGGAAGCTGGGATTGGGGGGCCCAGGCCCCTTCCTTCCACGTCATcctggaagacttcctggaggaggcgtcTGTGCCGAGCCTGGAGGACGCGGTCAGGTCCAGGAACAGCATGGTGGAGGCGAGAGGGGACCACTGGCCCAGGCAGG AGCCAAAGGGAGCCCCCAGAACACAATGCCACAGTAACTCCTGCGACCCCTGTAACGTCGGCGACCCCCAGCACTGCAGCCGCGGGAGCACTCCAGGCAGAGGGGCCCCCTGGTGGCGGGCTCACCCCCCTGCCCAGGGGAGCCCCCTCCAACAGCCCTGGGGGCACAG TGCTCACCGAGGCCGGGCAGCCCTGCAGGTTCCCCTTCCGCTACGGCGGCCGCATGCTGCACTCCTGCACGGCAGAGGGAAGCGCCCACAGGAAGTG GTGTGCCACAACCCACAACTACGACCGGGACCGGGCCTGGGGCTACTGTGTGCAGGACCCCGCTCCCCGGGGGCGCCCAG CCCCCCGGGACCCCTGTGCCTCTGGCCCCTGCCTCCACGGGGGCTCATGCTCCAGCACGCAGGACCCCGAGTCGTACCACTGCACTTGCCCCGCGGCCTTCACCGGCCAGGACTGCGGCACAG AGAAGTGCTTTGATGAGAGCCGCTACGAGTACCTGGAGCCAGGCGATCGCTGGGCCCGCGTGCACCAGGGCCGCGTGGAACAGTGCGAGTGCGCGGGGGGCCAGGTCCGCTGCGAGGGGACCCGCCACACAG CTTGCCTGAGCAGCCCCTGCCTGAACGGGGGCTCCTGCCACCTGATCGTGGCCACCGGCACCACCGTCTGCGCCTGCCCCCCAGACTACGCCGGTCGGCTCTGCAACATCG TGCCTGCTCAGCGCTGCTTCGTGGGGACGGGCACAGAATATCGAGGTGTGGCCAGCACGGCGGCCTCGGGCCTCAGCTGCCTGGCCTGGAACTCCGACCTGCTCTACCAGGAGCTGCACGTGGACTCCGTGGGTGCCGCGGCCCTCCTGGGCCTGGGCCCCCACGCCTACTGCCG GAACCCAGACAAGGATGAGAGGCCCTGGTGCTACGTGGTGAAGGACAACGCCCTCTCCTGGGAGTACTGCCGCCTGGCGGCCTGCGGTGGGCGCAGCAGCCGGAGGTGGTCTCGGGAGGAGCAGG AATCCCTTGCCAGGATTCAGCCCCCGCCCACCGAGGCCCTGCTGACCCTCCCTGGGCCCGCGGCTGCTGGGCCAGCTGGACGCCAGACCTGCGGCAAGAGGCACAAGAAGAGAACCTTCCTGCGGCCGCGCATTATTGGCGGCTCCTCCTCGCTGCCCGGCTCCCATCCCTGGCTGGCCGCCATCTACATCGGGAACAACTTCTGTGCAGGGAGCCTCGTCCACACCTGCTGGGTGGTGTCTGCCGCCCACTGCTTCTCCAACAG CCCCCCCAGGGAAAGCGTCTCCGTGGTCTTGGGCCAGCACTTCTTCAACCGCACGACGGACGTGACGCAGACGTTTGGCATAGAGAAGTACATCCCGTACCCACTGTACTCCGTGTTCAACCCCAGTGACCACGACCTCG TCCTGATCCGGCTGGAGAAGAAAGGGGAGCGCTGTGCTGTCCGCTCCCAGTTTGTCCAGCCCATCTGCCTGCCTGAGCCCGGCAGCCCCTTCCCCGCGGGACACAAGTGCCAGATAGCGGGCTGGGGCCACCAGGATGAGA ACGTGAGCAGCTACTCCCCCTCGCTGCGGGAGGCGCTGGTCCCCTTGGTCGCGGACCACAAGTGCAGCAGCCCCGAGGTGTATGGGGCCGACATCAGCCCCAACATGCTGTGTGCCGGCTACTTCGACTGCAGGTCGGATGCCTGCCAG GGAGACTCCGGTGGGCCGCTGGCCTGCGAGAAGAACGGCGTGGCCTACCTGTACGGCATCATCAGCTGGGGCGACGGCTGCGGGAGGCTCAACAAGCCTGGTGTCTACACCCGCGTGGCCAACTATGTGGACTGGATCAACGACCGGATTCGCCCCCCCAAGCGACCCTCGAGTCCCTCctga
- the HGFAC gene encoding hepatocyte growth factor activator isoform X2 produces MVAEVPVRGLVLNSQPSAHTLLCAGPSGGHGAAPKGPARTAALLGTAHKYTVASPLAGWGPEAGIGGPRPLPSTSSWKTSWRRRLCRAWRTRSGPGTAWWRREGTTGPGRSQREPPEHNATVTPATPVTSATPSTAAAGALQAEGPPGGGLTPLPRGAPSNSPGGTVLTEAGQPCRFPFRYGGRMLHSCTAEGSAHRKWCATTHNYDRDRAWGYCVQDPAPRGRPAPRDPCASGPCLHGGSCSSTQDPESYHCTCPAAFTGQDCGTEKCFDESRYEYLEPGDRWARVHQGRVEQCECAGGQVRCEGTRHTACLSSPCLNGGSCHLIVATGTTVCACPPDYAGRLCNIVPAQRCFVGTGTEYRGVASTAASGLSCLAWNSDLLYQELHVDSVGAAALLGLGPHAYCRNPDKDERPWCYVVKDNALSWEYCRLAACESLARIQPPPTEALLTLPGPAAAGPAGRQTCGKRHKKRTFLRPRIIGGSSSLPGSHPWLAAIYIGNNFCAGSLVHTCWVVSAAHCFSNSPPRESVSVVLGQHFFNRTTDVTQTFGIEKYIPYPLYSVFNPSDHDLVLIRLEKKGERCAVRSQFVQPICLPEPGSPFPAGHKCQIAGWGHQDENVSSYSPSLREALVPLVADHKCSSPEVYGADISPNMLCAGYFDCRSDACQGDSGGPLACEKNGVAYLYGIISWGDGCGRLNKPGVYTRVANYVDWINDRIRPPKRPSSPS; encoded by the exons ATGGTGGCGGAGGTCCCTGTCCGGGGCCTTGTCCTCAACTCTCAGCCCAGTGCGCACACGCTCCTCTGCGCCGGGCCTTCTGGTGGCCATGGGGCCGCACCAAAGGGCCCAGCACGTACAGCTGCTCTGCTTGGTACAGCTCATAAGTACACAGTGGCCAGCCCTCTGGCTGGGTGGGGACCGGAAGCTGGGATTGGGGGGCCCAGGCCCCTTCCTTCCACGTCATcctggaagacttcctggaggaggcgtcTGTGCCGAGCCTGGAGGACGCGGTCAGGTCCAGGAACAGCATGGTGGAGGCGAGAGGGGACCACTGGCCCAGGCAGG AGCCAAAGGGAGCCCCCAGAACACAATGCCACAGTAACTCCTGCGACCCCTGTAACGTCGGCGACCCCCAGCACTGCAGCCGCGGGAGCACTCCAGGCAGAGGGGCCCCCTGGTGGCGGGCTCACCCCCCTGCCCAGGGGAGCCCCCTCCAACAGCCCTGGGGGCACAG TGCTCACCGAGGCCGGGCAGCCCTGCAGGTTCCCCTTCCGCTACGGCGGCCGCATGCTGCACTCCTGCACGGCAGAGGGAAGCGCCCACAGGAAGTG GTGTGCCACAACCCACAACTACGACCGGGACCGGGCCTGGGGCTACTGTGTGCAGGACCCCGCTCCCCGGGGGCGCCCAG CCCCCCGGGACCCCTGTGCCTCTGGCCCCTGCCTCCACGGGGGCTCATGCTCCAGCACGCAGGACCCCGAGTCGTACCACTGCACTTGCCCCGCGGCCTTCACCGGCCAGGACTGCGGCACAG AGAAGTGCTTTGATGAGAGCCGCTACGAGTACCTGGAGCCAGGCGATCGCTGGGCCCGCGTGCACCAGGGCCGCGTGGAACAGTGCGAGTGCGCGGGGGGCCAGGTCCGCTGCGAGGGGACCCGCCACACAG CTTGCCTGAGCAGCCCCTGCCTGAACGGGGGCTCCTGCCACCTGATCGTGGCCACCGGCACCACCGTCTGCGCCTGCCCCCCAGACTACGCCGGTCGGCTCTGCAACATCG TGCCTGCTCAGCGCTGCTTCGTGGGGACGGGCACAGAATATCGAGGTGTGGCCAGCACGGCGGCCTCGGGCCTCAGCTGCCTGGCCTGGAACTCCGACCTGCTCTACCAGGAGCTGCACGTGGACTCCGTGGGTGCCGCGGCCCTCCTGGGCCTGGGCCCCCACGCCTACTGCCG GAACCCAGACAAGGATGAGAGGCCCTGGTGCTACGTGGTGAAGGACAACGCCCTCTCCTGGGAGTACTGCCGCCTGGCGGCCTGCG AATCCCTTGCCAGGATTCAGCCCCCGCCCACCGAGGCCCTGCTGACCCTCCCTGGGCCCGCGGCTGCTGGGCCAGCTGGACGCCAGACCTGCGGCAAGAGGCACAAGAAGAGAACCTTCCTGCGGCCGCGCATTATTGGCGGCTCCTCCTCGCTGCCCGGCTCCCATCCCTGGCTGGCCGCCATCTACATCGGGAACAACTTCTGTGCAGGGAGCCTCGTCCACACCTGCTGGGTGGTGTCTGCCGCCCACTGCTTCTCCAACAG CCCCCCCAGGGAAAGCGTCTCCGTGGTCTTGGGCCAGCACTTCTTCAACCGCACGACGGACGTGACGCAGACGTTTGGCATAGAGAAGTACATCCCGTACCCACTGTACTCCGTGTTCAACCCCAGTGACCACGACCTCG TCCTGATCCGGCTGGAGAAGAAAGGGGAGCGCTGTGCTGTCCGCTCCCAGTTTGTCCAGCCCATCTGCCTGCCTGAGCCCGGCAGCCCCTTCCCCGCGGGACACAAGTGCCAGATAGCGGGCTGGGGCCACCAGGATGAGA ACGTGAGCAGCTACTCCCCCTCGCTGCGGGAGGCGCTGGTCCCCTTGGTCGCGGACCACAAGTGCAGCAGCCCCGAGGTGTATGGGGCCGACATCAGCCCCAACATGCTGTGTGCCGGCTACTTCGACTGCAGGTCGGATGCCTGCCAG GGAGACTCCGGTGGGCCGCTGGCCTGCGAGAAGAACGGCGTGGCCTACCTGTACGGCATCATCAGCTGGGGCGACGGCTGCGGGAGGCTCAACAAGCCTGGTGTCTACACCCGCGTGGCCAACTATGTGGACTGGATCAACGACCGGATTCGCCCCCCCAAGCGACCCTCGAGTCCCTCctga
- the HGFAC gene encoding hepatocyte growth factor activator isoform X3, which yields MVEARGDHWPRQGEPGGRYGGCTGLPAWEAARVNHLQAALTVTLLPRPAAPHASPGGAMGRWARVASPCPSPGSALLLLLLLLPRGAQTQAARSQREPPEHNATVTPATPVTSATPSTAAAGALQAEGPPGGGLTPLPRGAPSNSPGGTVLTEAGQPCRFPFRYGGRMLHSCTAEGSAHRKWCATTHNYDRDRAWGYCVQDPAPRGRPAPRDPCASGPCLHGGSCSSTQDPESYHCTCPAAFTGQDCGTEKCFDESRYEYLEPGDRWARVHQGRVEQCECAGGQVRCEGTRHTACLSSPCLNGGSCHLIVATGTTVCACPPDYAGRLCNIVPAQRCFVGTGTEYRGVASTAASGLSCLAWNSDLLYQELHVDSVGAAALLGLGPHAYCRNPDKDERPWCYVVKDNALSWEYCRLAACGGRSSRRWSREEQESLARIQPPPTEALLTLPGPAAAGPAGRQTCGKRHKKRTFLRPRIIGGSSSLPGSHPWLAAIYIGNNFCAGSLVHTCWVVSAAHCFSNSPPRESVSVVLGQHFFNRTTDVTQTFGIEKYIPYPLYSVFNPSDHDLVLIRLEKKGERCAVRSQFVQPICLPEPGSPFPAGHKCQIAGWGHQDENVSSYSPSLREALVPLVADHKCSSPEVYGADISPNMLCAGYFDCRSDACQGDSGGPLACEKNGVAYLYGIISWGDGCGRLNKPGVYTRVANYVDWINDRIRPPKRPSSPS from the exons ATGGTGGAGGCGAGAGGGGACCACTGGCCCAGGCAGGGTGAGCCGGGCGGCAGATACGGCGGATGTACGGGTCTCCCGGCATGGGAGGCAGCCAGGGTTAATCATTTGCAGGCGGCCTTGACCGTCACCCTGCTCCCGCGTCCCGCTGCTCCTCACGCCAGCCCAGGAGGAGCCATGGGGCGCTGGGCCCGGGTCGCCAGCCCCTGCCCCTCGCCCGGGtcggccctgctgctgctgctgctgctgctgcctcgcGGGGCACAGACCCAGGCTGCCAGG AGCCAAAGGGAGCCCCCAGAACACAATGCCACAGTAACTCCTGCGACCCCTGTAACGTCGGCGACCCCCAGCACTGCAGCCGCGGGAGCACTCCAGGCAGAGGGGCCCCCTGGTGGCGGGCTCACCCCCCTGCCCAGGGGAGCCCCCTCCAACAGCCCTGGGGGCACAG TGCTCACCGAGGCCGGGCAGCCCTGCAGGTTCCCCTTCCGCTACGGCGGCCGCATGCTGCACTCCTGCACGGCAGAGGGAAGCGCCCACAGGAAGTG GTGTGCCACAACCCACAACTACGACCGGGACCGGGCCTGGGGCTACTGTGTGCAGGACCCCGCTCCCCGGGGGCGCCCAG CCCCCCGGGACCCCTGTGCCTCTGGCCCCTGCCTCCACGGGGGCTCATGCTCCAGCACGCAGGACCCCGAGTCGTACCACTGCACTTGCCCCGCGGCCTTCACCGGCCAGGACTGCGGCACAG AGAAGTGCTTTGATGAGAGCCGCTACGAGTACCTGGAGCCAGGCGATCGCTGGGCCCGCGTGCACCAGGGCCGCGTGGAACAGTGCGAGTGCGCGGGGGGCCAGGTCCGCTGCGAGGGGACCCGCCACACAG CTTGCCTGAGCAGCCCCTGCCTGAACGGGGGCTCCTGCCACCTGATCGTGGCCACCGGCACCACCGTCTGCGCCTGCCCCCCAGACTACGCCGGTCGGCTCTGCAACATCG TGCCTGCTCAGCGCTGCTTCGTGGGGACGGGCACAGAATATCGAGGTGTGGCCAGCACGGCGGCCTCGGGCCTCAGCTGCCTGGCCTGGAACTCCGACCTGCTCTACCAGGAGCTGCACGTGGACTCCGTGGGTGCCGCGGCCCTCCTGGGCCTGGGCCCCCACGCCTACTGCCG GAACCCAGACAAGGATGAGAGGCCCTGGTGCTACGTGGTGAAGGACAACGCCCTCTCCTGGGAGTACTGCCGCCTGGCGGCCTGCGGTGGGCGCAGCAGCCGGAGGTGGTCTCGGGAGGAGCAGG AATCCCTTGCCAGGATTCAGCCCCCGCCCACCGAGGCCCTGCTGACCCTCCCTGGGCCCGCGGCTGCTGGGCCAGCTGGACGCCAGACCTGCGGCAAGAGGCACAAGAAGAGAACCTTCCTGCGGCCGCGCATTATTGGCGGCTCCTCCTCGCTGCCCGGCTCCCATCCCTGGCTGGCCGCCATCTACATCGGGAACAACTTCTGTGCAGGGAGCCTCGTCCACACCTGCTGGGTGGTGTCTGCCGCCCACTGCTTCTCCAACAG CCCCCCCAGGGAAAGCGTCTCCGTGGTCTTGGGCCAGCACTTCTTCAACCGCACGACGGACGTGACGCAGACGTTTGGCATAGAGAAGTACATCCCGTACCCACTGTACTCCGTGTTCAACCCCAGTGACCACGACCTCG TCCTGATCCGGCTGGAGAAGAAAGGGGAGCGCTGTGCTGTCCGCTCCCAGTTTGTCCAGCCCATCTGCCTGCCTGAGCCCGGCAGCCCCTTCCCCGCGGGACACAAGTGCCAGATAGCGGGCTGGGGCCACCAGGATGAGA ACGTGAGCAGCTACTCCCCCTCGCTGCGGGAGGCGCTGGTCCCCTTGGTCGCGGACCACAAGTGCAGCAGCCCCGAGGTGTATGGGGCCGACATCAGCCCCAACATGCTGTGTGCCGGCTACTTCGACTGCAGGTCGGATGCCTGCCAG GGAGACTCCGGTGGGCCGCTGGCCTGCGAGAAGAACGGCGTGGCCTACCTGTACGGCATCATCAGCTGGGGCGACGGCTGCGGGAGGCTCAACAAGCCTGGTGTCTACACCCGCGTGGCCAACTATGTGGACTGGATCAACGACCGGATTCGCCCCCCCAAGCGACCCTCGAGTCCCTCctga